A DNA window from Brassica napus cultivar Da-Ae chromosome C1, Da-Ae, whole genome shotgun sequence contains the following coding sequences:
- the LOC106416404 gene encoding pathogenesis-related homeodomain protein, with protein sequence MKESVTKGRIEKETDKACVSVEKAESTLLSSLVKKGKVTSNKRKYTKRKTEEELSSKSNKRKYSRGLVRCNEEEEEKGKKTRKRKSKRQQKGNKAEEEEVDEALRLQRRTRYLLIKMKMQQNLIDAYAAEGWKGQSREKIRPDKELERARKHILDCKLGLRDAIHQLDLLSSVGSMEERVMAPDGSIHHDHIFCAECNSREAFPDNDIILCDGTCNRAFHQKCLDPPLETESIPPGDQGWFCKFCDCKIEIIDAMNAQIGTQFSVDSNWQDIFNEEASLPVGCEATLNKEADWPSDDSEDGDYDPETKDKSSSKSDSGGGDNDGESVSSSSVSLASDGVALSTGSWEGGNMVESGETSNEETVCGPRQRKTVDYTKLYHEMFGKDAVLQEQGSEDEDWGPSDRRKRRKESDGGSTLGTVCENNKKDQDVKETPEQSERDSVSVEGKVGKRRMFRIPRAAVEKLRQVFVENELPSKAVRDSLSKELSLDPEKVSKWFKNARYMALRNRKTESMKQPEGSKAGSGDSGPEAVMMEKNTETNETQCIVDESVMEENIGTNETQGSVDETTKEKNTVTNGIKDTLDETVMEENTEAPKIQDTLVETFMEKKSETNVIQDTADETVMEYTETKEVQDTVDVENNSETNEIQGTMEINEIQDTMDETVPLSYDGFTNQTTVSACNDKQEETEDANDSFPTPPEDESQQYLEQKDSSFALVPHEELTSEMSVETPLEDKEAEEELEALMEVLCRAENKLMDVTHRLERFKTPKGRKKLSKSSSCLSEEDYVVYVPTAEIKVKR encoded by the exons ATGAAGGAGAGTGTAACCAAGGGGAGGATCGAGAAAGAAACAGATAAGGCTTGTGTTTCGGTTGAGAAAGCTGAGTCTACTTTACTCTCATCTCTTGTGAAGAAAGGGAAAGTAACATCGAATAAAAGGAAGTATACTAAGCGCAAAACCGAGGAAGAACTAAGTTCAAAATCCAACAAGAGGAAGTATTCTCGTGGGCTGGTTCGTTGcaatgaggaggaggaggagaagggtAAGAAAACGAGGAAGAGGAAAAGTAAGAGACAACAAAAGGGTAATAAggctgaggaggaggaggtagaTGAAGCGTTACGGTTGCAGAGACGGACAAGGTATTTGCTTATTAAGATGAAGATGCAGCAGAATCTCATCGATGCCTACGCAGCTGAAGGTTGGAAAGGTCAGAg CCGGGAAAAGATAAGACCAGACAAGGAGCTTGAGAGAGCACGGAAACATATCTTAGACTGCAAGCTTGGACTACGCGACGCCATTCATCAGTTAGATCTTCTTAGCTCGGTGGGAAGCATGGAAGAGAGAGTTATGGCTCCAGATGGTTCTATTCATCATGACCAT ATATTTTGTGCGGAATGCAACTCGCGAGAGGCTTTTCCGGACAACGATATAATACTTTGTGATGGAACGTGTAACCGTGCGTTTCACCAGAAGTGTCTTGACCCTCCTTTGGAAACAGAAAGCA TACCTCCTGGAGATCAAGGCTGGTTTTGCAAATTTTGTGATTGCAAAATTGAAATCATCGACGCAATGAATGCGCAGATAGGAACTCAGTTCTCTGTGGATAGCAACTGGCAG GATATTTTTAATGAAGAAGCTAGTCTTCCTGTTGGATGTGAAGCTACACTAAACAAGGAAGCGGATTGGCCTTCGGATGACTCTGAGGATGGTGATTATGACCCTGAAACGAAGGATAAAAGCAGCAGCAAAAGCGATAGTGGTGGTGGTGATAATGATGGGGAAAGCGTTTCGAGTAGTAGCGTGAGTTTAGCGTCTGATGGTGTAGCACTTTCAACAGGATCGTGGGAAGGTGGCAATATGGTGGAATCAGGGGAGACGAGTAACGAAGAAACTGTGTGCGGGCCAAGACAGAGGAAGACTGTTGACTATACTAAACTATACCAT GAAATGTTTGGAAAGGATGCTGTTCTGCAAGAGCAAGGTAGTGAAGACGAAGATTGGGGTCCTAGTGAcagaaggaagagaagaaaggaATCTGATGGAGGAAGCACACTTGGAACTGTATGTGAAAACAATAAGAAAGATCAAGATGTTAAGGAAACACCAGAACAGAGTGAGAGAGATTCTGTCTCTGTAGAAGGCAAAGTTGGGAAGAGACGGATGTTCAGAATCCCAAGAGCTGCAGTTGAG AAGCTACGTCAAGTGTTTGTAGAGAATGAGCTTCCTTCCAAAGCTGTGAGGGATAGTCTTTCAAAAGAGTTGAGTCTTGACCCAGAGAAG gTTAGCAAATGGTTCAAAAATGCGCGGTATATGGCATTGAGGAATAGGAAG ACGGAAAGtatgaaacaacctgaagggTCGAAGGCGGGGTCTGGAGATTCTGGACCAGAAGCAGTCATGATGGAGAAAAACACAGAAACAAATGAGACTCAATGTATTGTTGATGAGAGCGTCATGGAGGAAAACATTGGAACAAATGAAACTCAAGGCTCTGTGGATGAAACTACCAAGGAGAAAAACACAGTAACAAATGGAATTAAAGATACCTTGGACGAGACTGTCATGGAGGAAAACACAGAAGCACCAAAAATTCAAGATACCTTGGTTGAGACTTTCATGGAGAAAAAATCAGAAACAAATGTGATTCAAGATACAGCGGACGAGACTGTCATGGAGTACACAGAAACAAAGGAAGTGCAAGATACTGTAGACGTGGAGAACAACTCAGAAACAAATGAAATACAAGGCACCATGGAAATAAATGAAATTCAGGATACCATGGACGAGACTGTTCCACTCAGTTATGATGGTTTTACCAATCAGACGACAGTTTCTGCGTGTAATGATAAGCAGGAGGAAACTGAAGACGCCAATGACTCCTTTCCTACTCCCCCAGAAGATGAGAGTCAACAGTATCTTGAACAGAAAGACTCTTCTTTCGCTCTAGTG CCGCATGAAGAGCTAACCAGCGAAATGAGCGTAGAGACGCCTCTTGAGGATAAGGAGGCAGAGGAAGAATTGGAAGCGTTGATGGAGGTTCTTTGTAGAGCAGAAAACAAGTTAATGGATGTAACGCATAGGCTTGAGAGATTTAAAACACCGAAAGGCCGTAAAAAGTTAAGCAAGTCTTCTTCTTGTTTATCTGAAGAAGACTATGTAGTGTATGTACCAACAGCAGAGATCAAAGTGAAAAGGTGA
- the LOC106417723 gene encoding transcription factor bHLH27 isoform X2 — protein sequence MEDLDDEYKNYWETTMFFQNQELEFDSWPLEEAFSGSGESSSPDGAATSPVTSKNVASERKRREKLNQRLFALRSVVPNISKLDKASVIRDSINYLQDLIDQEKKLEAEIRELESRSMLLDNPTRDYDCINNFAGNQQQDLSCINAMRSKKSRQMDYNTFGSSITRVHNHSLIEVLEMTVTCMGEKTVVVCITCSKKRETMLQLCKLLESLNLNILTTNFSSFSSRLSTTLFLQANEEEKSTVETKIQTAIAAYNDPNCFINF from the exons ATGGAAGATCTTGACGATGAGTACAAGAATTATTGGGAAACCACAATGTTTTTCCAAAATCAAGAACTCGAATTTGACAG TTGGCCGCTAGAAGAAGCTTTTTCGGGTTCCGGCGAGTCAAGTTCGCCGGACGGAGCAGCAACGTCGCCGGTGACTTCAAAGAACGTTGCCTCTGAGAGGAAGAGACGGGAAAAGCTTAACCAGAGACTCTTTGCTCTCCGATCTGTCGTTCCCAATATAAGCAAG ttggaCAAGGCATCTGTCATCAGAGATTCAATAAACTATCTGCAAGACCTTATTGACCAAGAGAAGAAACTGGAAGCAGAGATCAGAGAGCTCGAATCACGATCAATGTTGCTAGATAACCCTACAAGAGATTACGATTGCATCAATAATTTCGCGGGAAATCAGCAGCAAGATCTCTCATGCATTAATGCCATGAGATCAAAGAAGTCCAGGCAGATGGATTACAATACTTTTGGATCATCAATCACTAGAGTGCATAATCACTCCCTCATCGAAGTTCTCGAA atgACGGTGACATGTATGGGAGAGAAGACAGTGGTGGTATGCATAACATGTAGCAAGAAGAGAGAGACAATGTTGCAGCTTTGTAAATTGTTGGAGTCTTTGAATCTCAACATTCTCACTACtaacttctcttccttctcatcTCGTCTCTCTACCACTCTCTTCCTCCAG GCgaatgaagaagagaagagtaCAGTAGAGACAAAGATACAAACGGCAATTGCAGCTTATAATGATCCAAATTGTTTTATCAACTTCTAA
- the LOC106417723 gene encoding transcription factor bHLH27 isoform X1 translates to MEDLDDEYKNYWETTMFFQNQELEFDSYKLKFSWPLEEAFSGSGESSSPDGAATSPVTSKNVASERKRREKLNQRLFALRSVVPNISKLDKASVIRDSINYLQDLIDQEKKLEAEIRELESRSMLLDNPTRDYDCINNFAGNQQQDLSCINAMRSKKSRQMDYNTFGSSITRVHNHSLIEVLEMTVTCMGEKTVVVCITCSKKRETMLQLCKLLESLNLNILTTNFSSFSSRLSTTLFLQANEEEKSTVETKIQTAIAAYNDPNCFINF, encoded by the exons ATGGAAGATCTTGACGATGAGTACAAGAATTATTGGGAAACCACAATGTTTTTCCAAAATCAAGAACTCGAATTTGACAG TTATAAATTGAAATTTAGTTGGCCGCTAGAAGAAGCTTTTTCGGGTTCCGGCGAGTCAAGTTCGCCGGACGGAGCAGCAACGTCGCCGGTGACTTCAAAGAACGTTGCCTCTGAGAGGAAGAGACGGGAAAAGCTTAACCAGAGACTCTTTGCTCTCCGATCTGTCGTTCCCAATATAAGCAAG ttggaCAAGGCATCTGTCATCAGAGATTCAATAAACTATCTGCAAGACCTTATTGACCAAGAGAAGAAACTGGAAGCAGAGATCAGAGAGCTCGAATCACGATCAATGTTGCTAGATAACCCTACAAGAGATTACGATTGCATCAATAATTTCGCGGGAAATCAGCAGCAAGATCTCTCATGCATTAATGCCATGAGATCAAAGAAGTCCAGGCAGATGGATTACAATACTTTTGGATCATCAATCACTAGAGTGCATAATCACTCCCTCATCGAAGTTCTCGAA atgACGGTGACATGTATGGGAGAGAAGACAGTGGTGGTATGCATAACATGTAGCAAGAAGAGAGAGACAATGTTGCAGCTTTGTAAATTGTTGGAGTCTTTGAATCTCAACATTCTCACTACtaacttctcttccttctcatcTCGTCTCTCTACCACTCTCTTCCTCCAG GCgaatgaagaagagaagagtaCAGTAGAGACAAAGATACAAACGGCAATTGCAGCTTATAATGATCCAAATTGTTTTATCAACTTCTAA